Proteins from a genomic interval of Chroococcidiopsis thermalis PCC 7203:
- a CDS encoding YraN family protein encodes MANHPAFHYPDIGVLGEDLVARWLQSSGWEILHRRWRCPWGELDLVAKLDVRERDKGDKEDKGDKGDTIAHHPFPTPNSRLPTPLLAFIEVKTRKQNNWDAGGLLAITPQKQIRLWQAAEYFLSVSPNLATYQCRFDVALVQHRKLSLARLRQASPTLDISPDLSSLSVQLGQAVIVAGYQLVLQEYLSAAFD; translated from the coding sequence ATGGCAAACCATCCTGCCTTTCATTATCCCGACATTGGCGTACTTGGAGAAGATCTCGTCGCTCGGTGGCTGCAATCTTCCGGTTGGGAAATCCTGCACCGTCGTTGGCGCTGTCCTTGGGGAGAGTTGGATTTGGTTGCGAAGTTGGATGTACGTGAGAGGGACAAGGGGGACAAGGAGGACAAGGGAGACAAGGGGGACACGATCGCGCACCACCCATTCCCGACTCCCAACTCCCGACTCCCGACTCCCCTCTTAGCCTTTATTGAAGTCAAAACCCGCAAGCAAAATAACTGGGATGCAGGTGGTTTGTTGGCGATTACACCGCAAAAACAAATACGGCTTTGGCAAGCTGCGGAGTACTTTTTGAGTGTCTCTCCAAATTTAGCTACCTACCAATGCCGCTTTGATGTGGCGCTAGTCCAACATCGTAAATTATCGTTGGCTCGATTGAGACAGGCATCGCCTACACTTGACATTTCCCCTGACTTATCGTCTCTGTCAGTGCAGTTAGGACAAGCAGTTATAGTCGCTGGTTATCAACTCGTGCTACAAGAATACTTATCCGCTGCTTTTGATTGA
- a CDS encoding pentapeptide repeat-containing protein — MNSGLGNRIWKSIFAVVLWGAIAFSVLLAIVPPAVALDYNKESLIETDFSGRDLTDSSFSHANLRSSNFSHSNLEGVSLFAANLDSANFEGANLASATLDSARLTRANLKDAILEGAFAANTKFDGAVIDGADFTDVLMRRDVQDKLCQVAKGVNPTTGRATRDTLFCP, encoded by the coding sequence ATGAATTCTGGGCTAGGAAATCGAATTTGGAAATCTATATTCGCTGTTGTACTGTGGGGTGCGATCGCATTTTCAGTACTTCTTGCTATTGTTCCCCCTGCTGTAGCGCTGGATTACAACAAAGAAAGTTTGATTGAGACAGATTTCTCTGGGCGGGACTTGACGGACTCTAGCTTCAGCCACGCCAATTTGCGTAGTAGTAACTTCAGTCACTCTAATTTAGAAGGAGTTAGTTTGTTTGCTGCTAATTTAGATTCGGCAAATTTTGAGGGGGCGAATTTGGCAAGCGCCACTCTAGACTCGGCACGATTAACTAGAGCCAATTTAAAGGATGCTATTTTAGAAGGCGCATTTGCGGCAAATACCAAATTTGACGGTGCAGTCATCGACGGAGCCGATTTCACGGATGTGTTGATGCGCCGCGACGTGCAAGATAAATTGTGTCAAGTTGCTAAAGGTGTTAACCCAACTACAGGACGTGCTACCCGCGATACTTTATTCTGTCCGTAA